Proteins from a genomic interval of Zingiber officinale cultivar Zhangliang chromosome 1B, Zo_v1.1, whole genome shotgun sequence:
- the LOC122040105 gene encoding probable deoxyuridine 5'-triphosphate nucleotidohydrolase yields MHTVAVLTLEEEEEEVFYIKKISSTAKTPRRASKGAAGYDLAVDQDYIIPPQGQELLSTGISIKTPEGTYARIAPRSSYAMKGIIIGTDVIDSDYRGEVKILVHNFSNDTLSLKTGECIAQIILECCKTLMIMPVRELDNISRGQRGFGSTSLSIQE; encoded by the coding sequence ATGCATACAGTTGCAGTCCTAacactagaagaagaagaagaggaggtgttttatatcaaaaagataagtagCACAGCAAAAACACCAAGACGAGCATCAAAAGGAGCTGCCGGATATGATCTTGCTGTTGACCAAGATTATATAATTCCTCCACAAGGACAAGAATTATTAAGCACTGGAATTAGTATCAAAACTCCAGAAGGCACTTATGCTCGTATAGCACCTCGGTCCAGTTATGCTATGAAAGGCATCATTATAGGCACCGATGTTATTGATTCAGATTATAGAGGTGAAGTAAAGATTCTTGTTCACAATTTCTCTAATGATACTTTGTCTCTCAAAACAGGGGAGTGTATAGCACAAATAATTCTAGAATGCTGCAAAACCCTGATGATCATGCCAGTACGAGAACTGGACAATATCTCAAGAGGACAAAGAGGCTTTGGATCTACAAGTTTATCTATCCAAGAATAA